TTTGAAGTCATTATAGAGTACAAAATTGAATTGGTTTTAGAGGGTTTTCATCGAAATGTTACTTCCATTATGACTTTTCTGCACGACAATCTGATTCTCGATACGCTCGCGCAGTTCGTCGATGTGGGAAATGATGCCCACCATACGGTCGTCGCGGCTAAGCTCGTCGAAGATGCGCAGGGCGAGTTCCAGCGTATCGGGGTCGAGCGATCCGAATCCCTCGTCGATGAACATGCAATCAAGCTGTATGCCACCTGCTTCGCGTTGGATGACGTCGGAAAAGCCCAGGGCCAGGGATAGGGACGTGAGGAAGCTTTCGCCGCCGGAAAGCGTGTTTACATCGCGGCTGGTGCCGGTGTAGGCGTCGCGCACGTTCATGTCCAGGCCGGTCCTGCTGCGGTTGTCTGTGCTCGTGGTGCGCCGTTCGAGCGCGTAGCGACCTTCCGACATGATGGTCAGGCGCTCGTTTGCGGCGGCAAGCACCGTTTCGAAGTAGAGGGCCTGCACGTAGGTTTCCAGGGAAAGCTTTCCGGCGCGCCCTGCGCCGTTGCCGCTTGCCAGGTCCGCCAGCCGTGCGATGGTGGCGTACTCGTTGTCAGCGTTGGCACCGCGTGCCACGAGGTCGGAAAGGGCGCGGGCGATTTCCTCGTTCGTCTTGATGCGATGGCGGGTGTTCACGTAGGCGTTGCGCTGTTCCTCGATGAGCTCTTGGAGCTTTGCCGCCTGTTCGCGCAGGGGGTCGAGCGCTATTTCCGGCTTGCCGTCGATCTGCTTGGCATAGGTTTCCGTGCGTGCCTTGGCTTGGTCGAATGCTTCCTTGCGCGTGCGGTAATCCGCCTTGGCGTGCTCATAGCGCTTCGTTTCCTCGGCAAGGTCATTCGCGAGCTGCGCGATGCTCTCCTGCGTATCCGCGACGTCGGAGCCCAGGTGGCGTTTTACCTGTTCGTCGAAGGAGATACGCTCCGTTTCGTGCGCCGCTTGGGCGGTGGCTGCGGCCGTGTGCGCTACCTGATGCGCCTCGCGTGCCTTTGCGAGCGCGTCTTCGGCGGCGGCGAGCGCTTCACGTGCCGCGCGCTCCTTGGCTCGCAGGCTCTCGGCATGGCGATTGCTTTCCTGTGCGGCGCGCAGTTCTCGTTCGGCTGCCTGCGCATGGCCCTCGATGGAGCCTGCGGCATCCTGCAGGATGGCTTCTGCTTCGTCTACGGTTGCCGGGGTGGTGCCGCATACGCGTTCTACCTGGGCCAGGAAGGCCGTTTCGGCGGCGCTGCATGCCGCGTTCGCCGCCGCCGCTTCTTGCGAAGCGCTTTGTCGGTTCGCGGCTGCCTCGTCTTTCGCTGCCTTCAGCGCGTCGACGTGCTCCTGCGTGGGTGCCCCTTCGGTGAGCGTGGCCTTGTGGGGGTGCTCGGTCGATCCGCATACGGGGCATGCGTCACCTGCGGCAAGCGTGCGTGCCAAGATGCCTGCCTGGGCGGCGAGGAATGCGTCTTCAGCCTCGTCAGCGGCTTGTCGTGCGCTCTTGTACTCGGCATCTGCCAGGGAATACGCTTGCGAAGCGCGTTCCTTGGCCGCTTGCTTGCCTGCGAGTGCCTTGCGTGCGCGTTGAGCTTCGCGCGCGTCATGCTCCTTGCGCAGAGCGTCGTCGAGCGCAGTTTGCGCCTTCTGCACTTCGGCAGCGGCATCGGCGAGCTTGTCGACCTGCGCGCGAAGAGCGTCCGCCGTATTGCGCGCCTCTTCGCGTTCCGTTTGCGCTGTTGCCAGGCGCGCACGTGCAGCCTCTTCGGCTTTCGCTGCAGATGCGCTTTGTGCCGCCAGCGAGGCGAGCTTTTCGCTTTGCTGCGTGAACTGCGTAAGGAATTCCTCCTGCTTGGCGCGTTGGGCGCTGCCCGCTTCAAGCCGTTCGTAGAGTTCCTGCGCCTTGGCGAGTGGTTCTTCGTGTTCGGCAAGGTAGGCTTGCGCCTCCGCGCATCCTCGGCGGGCGTCCTCGATGCCCTTGGCTTCGCCAAGCGTCTGGTCGACCTTCGCCTTTTCTTCGGCGAGGCGCTTGCCCTCGGCGGTTTCGGCGGCGTTGCGTTCCTTGTCGGCCTGCAGGGAGCGCTCCAGCGCTTCGATGATGGTGGGGCAGAGCGGCAGGATGCGCTCTGCTGCTTGCCATGATTCCAGATAGAAGGCGGGGTCACCCTCGGCTGCGACGATGCGCTCCACGTGCGAACGGGCCTTGTCTTCCAGCGAGGCAACCTGCTTTTCCAGGGCGTTCTTGCGGTCGGAGAGCATGCTTTGCACGCGCTCGTAGAGCTGTGTGCCGAAGATGCGGCGGAAGATGTTGCCGCGCTGCTTCGTGTCGGCGGTGAGCAGCTGGCTGAAGTCGCCTTGCGCGATCATGACGATTTGGCTGAACTGATTTGCGCTGATGCCGAGCATGTCCTCGATGGCCGCGTTGACGTCGGTGGGCTTGCTGGCTAGCACGCTGCCATCGTCTTCGCAGGTAAGCTCGGCCGTTGCAGGGCGCTCGGTGAATCCGGTTCCGCGCTTCTTT
This genomic stretch from Denitrobacterium detoxificans harbors:
- a CDS encoding AAA family ATPase, producing MRPLELDMAAFGPYPKEEHIDFDAINSGIFLICGPTGSGKTMLFDAIKYALFGQTSGQRRSENTLASAFADPATEPYVQLRFTHGGNTYAVRRTPPHRSPKKRGTGFTERPATAELTCEDDGSVLASKPTDVNAAIEDMLGISANQFSQIVMIAQGDFSQLLTADTKQRGNIFRRIFGTQLYERVQSMLSDRKNALEKQVASLEDKARSHVERIVAAEGDPAFYLESWQAAERILPLCPTIIEALERSLQADKERNAAETAEGKRLAEEKAKVDQTLGEAKGIEDARRGCAEAQAYLAEHEEPLAKAQELYERLEAGSAQRAKQEEFLTQFTQQSEKLASLAAQSASAAKAEEAARARLATAQTEREEARNTADALRAQVDKLADAAAEVQKAQTALDDALRKEHDAREAQRARKALAGKQAAKERASQAYSLADAEYKSARQAADEAEDAFLAAQAGILARTLAAGDACPVCGSTEHPHKATLTEGAPTQEHVDALKAAKDEAAANRQSASQEAAAANAACSAAETAFLAQVERVCGTTPATVDEAEAILQDAAGSIEGHAQAAERELRAAQESNRHAESLRAKERAAREALAAAEDALAKAREAHQVAHTAAATAQAAHETERISFDEQVKRHLGSDVADTQESIAQLANDLAEETKRYEHAKADYRTRKEAFDQAKARTETYAKQIDGKPEIALDPLREQAAKLQELIEEQRNAYVNTRHRIKTNEEIARALSDLVARGANADNEYATIARLADLASGNGAGRAGKLSLETYVQALYFETVLAAANERLTIMSEGRYALERRTTSTDNRSRTGLDMNVRDAYTGTSRDVNTLSGGESFLTSLSLALGFSDVIQREAGGIQLDCMFIDEGFGSLDPDTLELALRIFDELSRDDRMVGIISHIDELRERIENQIVVQKSHNGSNISMKTL